The Bacteroidota bacterium genome includes a region encoding these proteins:
- a CDS encoding alpha/beta hydrolase, with amino-acid sequence MKKIFGLCVLSFLIIGNCFAQRQVSAGKNLGNNKVGAFEHVEGAFIAVNGINMYYEEYGEGPALLMLHDNGGSVESFNSQINYFSKKHRVIVADGRGQGKTNNTADSLTYELLLEDYNALLEKLEVDSAYVIGFDDGAIVGLMLAMHFPEKVKMLAIYGARLNAEPNTIVDASTDLEKVYKQMYSDSVKAGKKEYKDELQLTNLVLHHPEIDADLLINITAPVLVMGGDRDIIQLEHTVFLYKQLPHAQLSIFPGATHYFMSETPMLFNNAVSKFFSKPFNDVEVEDTIKFK; translated from the coding sequence ATGAAGAAAATATTTGGTTTATGTGTTTTGAGTTTCCTGATCATTGGAAATTGTTTTGCGCAACGTCAGGTTTCAGCGGGTAAAAATCTTGGCAATAATAAAGTGGGTGCATTTGAACATGTGGAAGGTGCATTTATTGCTGTTAACGGAATAAATATGTATTACGAAGAATATGGTGAAGGTCCTGCATTATTAATGTTGCATGACAACGGAGGTTCAGTGGAATCGTTTAATAGTCAGATCAATTATTTTTCGAAAAAACACCGCGTAATCGTAGCTGATGGGAGAGGGCAGGGGAAAACAAATAATACTGCTGATAGCCTTACCTACGAATTACTTTTAGAGGATTATAATGCACTGCTCGAAAAATTGGAAGTAGACAGCGCTTACGTAATTGGTTTTGATGATGGGGCAATTGTTGGATTAATGCTTGCAATGCACTTTCCTGAAAAAGTTAAAATGCTTGCAATTTATGGGGCGCGATTAAATGCAGAACCTAACACTATAGTTGATGCCTCTACTGACCTTGAAAAGGTATATAAACAAATGTATAGCGATTCGGTAAAGGCTGGTAAAAAGGAATACAAAGACGAATTACAATTAACAAATTTAGTATTACATCATCCTGAGATTGATGCGGATCTTTTAATAAATATTACAGCACCTGTTTTAGTAATGGGTGGCGACAGAGATATAATTCAATTGGAACACACCGTGTTTTTATATAAACAATTGCCACATGCGCAATTATCGATATTTCCGGGTGCAACACATTATTTTATGAGTGAAACACCAATGTTATTTAATAATGCGGTATCGAAGTTTTTTTCAAAACCTTTTAATGATGTTGAGGTGGAGGATACCATTAAATTTAAGTAG
- a CDS encoding ribose-phosphate pyrophosphokinase, translated as MVTNDVKLFSGTTSRYLAEKVADYYGQPLGKIAIDRFSDGEFQPNILESVRGSYVFFIQSTFFPSDNLMELLLMIDAAKRASASYITAVIPYFGLARQDRKDKPRVSIGAKLVAELLSAAGANRIVTMDLHADQIQGFFDIPVDHLSSTAIYVPYIEENLDTSNVIFASPDVGSTKRNRRYAVHFNTELVICDKYRKKANEIAEMTVIGDVEGKDVIMIDDIVDTGNTLANAANLMKQKGAKTVRAFCTHPVLSGKAYETIENSSLEEIVVTDTIPLKRESEKIRVVSSAKLFARAIRNTHEHRSISSLFINN; from the coding sequence ATGGTTACCAATGATGTAAAATTATTTTCAGGAACTACCAGCCGCTATCTGGCTGAAAAAGTTGCAGATTATTATGGGCAACCATTAGGTAAAATTGCCATCGACCGCTTTAGCGACGGCGAGTTTCAGCCAAATATTCTTGAAAGTGTGAGAGGAAGTTATGTGTTCTTTATTCAAAGCACCTTTTTCCCTTCTGATAACCTTATGGAGCTTTTGTTGATGATAGATGCCGCTAAAAGGGCCTCCGCATCTTATATCACAGCGGTTATACCATATTTTGGACTTGCACGTCAGGACAGAAAAGATAAACCGAGGGTTTCCATCGGAGCAAAATTGGTTGCGGAATTATTATCGGCTGCAGGTGCAAACCGAATAGTTACTATGGACCTTCACGCTGATCAGATCCAGGGATTTTTTGACATTCCGGTTGATCACTTAAGTTCAACAGCTATTTATGTTCCATATATTGAAGAAAATTTGGATACAAGTAATGTGATTTTTGCTTCACCGGATGTTGGAAGCACAAAAAGAAATCGCCGTTATGCTGTTCATTTTAATACAGAACTTGTGATCTGTGATAAATACCGAAAAAAAGCGAACGAAATAGCAGAAATGACCGTGATAGGAGATGTGGAAGGAAAAGATGTGATCATGATCGATGATATTGTGGATACCGGAAATACTTTGGCAAATGCCGCAAATCTGATGAAACAAAAAGGCGCTAAAACAGTTAGAGCTTTTTGCACACATCCTGTTTTAAGCGGAAAAGCATATGAAACAATTGAAAATTCATCCTTAGAAGAAATTGTAGTTACAGATACTATTCCATTGAAACGCGAAAGTGAAAAAATACGTGTTGTTTCCTCTGCAAAATTATTTGCAAGAGCAATCAGAAACACACATGAACACAGAAGTATCAGTTCATTATTTATCAATAATTAA
- a CDS encoding ORF6N domain-containing protein, with protein sequence MRKKNLALIPPDEIIQGKIYLIRGEKIMLDEDLALLYHVETKVLNQTVKRHLNRFPSDFMFRLTEIEFAILKSQIVTSSKIPDKQKHGGRRTMPLVFTEHGIAMLSGILNSDTAVNVNIQIIRVFTRMRKLLLTHKDIMLKLEQMEKQVTANSEDVILIFNTLKNLLQPKPVKRELIGFKVNSGRKNKSK encoded by the coding sequence ATGAGAAAGAAAAATCTTGCTCTAATTCCGCCGGATGAAATTATTCAAGGAAAAATCTATTTGATCAGAGGTGAAAAAATAATGCTTGATGAAGATCTTGCTTTATTATATCATGTTGAAACTAAAGTTTTGAACCAAACTGTTAAACGACATCTCAACAGGTTCCCGTCTGATTTCATGTTTCGATTAACCGAAATCGAATTTGCAATCTTGAAGTCACAAATTGTGACCTCAAGTAAAATACCTGATAAACAAAAACATGGCGGAAGAAGGACAATGCCATTGGTTTTCACCGAACATGGAATTGCCATGCTTTCCGGTATTTTAAATAGTGATACAGCAGTTAATGTAAATATTCAAATAATACGAGTTTTTACAAGGATGAGAAAACTGCTGCTTACGCATAAGGATATTATGCTAAAACTTGAGCAGATGGAAAAACAAGTTACTGCAAATAGCGAGGATGTGATATTGATTTTTAATACTTTAAAGAACTTATTACAACCCAAACCGGTAAAACGAGAACTAATTGGTTTCAAAGTGAATTCAGGGAGAAAAAACAAATCAAAATAA
- a CDS encoding tungsten formylmethanofuran dehydrogenase, which translates to MNQKETLELVDKKILLEAYRIMFTSKVMSEIFNENRQTCIFVHANSRGHEAIQIAMGLQLKKCDWASLYYRDDSMLMGMGWKPEEILLQLMAKRDDPFSGGRNYYCHPSYKGKDYPQMIHSSSATGMQAIPTTGVAQGIQYLEQQNLLDTSKENPLVVCSIGDGAMTEGEVAEALQFAVLKGLPIIYLVQDNDWGISVSKEEARTMDAYEYAAGFKGLRRVRVDGSDFTECWNCVKEAIGYVRVNRKPILIHAKVPLLGHHTSGVRMEMYRSEEDLNEHQSRDPLPKLRNLLQAAGFSSNELLQLESTVDKMTRDAFAAVVASPDPDPSTVELFEFAESTIQEEQGTREPVGAEQVIMVDAALFAMDEILTKHPEALLYGQDVGKRLGGVFREAATLAVKHGDHRVFNTAIQEAYLVGSTLGMSAAGAKPVVEIQFADYIWTGVNQLVSELSKSFYLTNGKWNVQTVIRIPIGAYGSGGPYHSGSIESSITAIKGIKVVYPSNAADMKGLLKGAFYDPNPVVMFEHKGLYWSKVPGTAAAKSIQPSDDYIIPLGKARIFQHASEEKINNGESIVVVTYGMGVHWALNASKKYPGQVEILDLRTLSPYDWEAIETSVKRHNKCFVLTEEPIMNSFAQAIAGRISSELFKYLDAPVKMLGAKNLPAVPLNSGLEKAMLPSAEKVGVVMEELLSW; encoded by the coding sequence ATGAATCAAAAGGAAACTCTCGAATTGGTTGATAAAAAAATACTCCTGGAAGCTTACCGCATCATGTTTACGAGTAAGGTGATGAGTGAGATATTCAATGAGAACAGGCAAACCTGCATCTTTGTGCATGCCAATTCCAGGGGACATGAGGCCATTCAGATCGCAATGGGACTTCAGTTAAAAAAATGCGATTGGGCGAGTTTATACTATCGTGACGACTCCATGTTAATGGGTATGGGCTGGAAACCGGAAGAAATTCTGTTACAGTTAATGGCAAAGAGAGATGATCCTTTCAGTGGTGGTCGCAATTATTATTGTCATCCGAGTTATAAAGGAAAAGATTATCCGCAAATGATACATTCTTCCTCGGCAACCGGCATGCAGGCAATTCCTACAACCGGCGTGGCACAAGGGATACAATATCTTGAACAACAAAATTTGTTGGATACCTCCAAAGAAAATCCATTGGTTGTTTGCTCTATAGGCGATGGCGCCATGACGGAAGGTGAAGTTGCAGAGGCATTGCAATTTGCTGTTTTAAAAGGTTTACCTATTATTTATTTGGTTCAGGATAATGACTGGGGAATTTCTGTATCCAAAGAAGAAGCCCGAACCATGGATGCTTACGAATATGCCGCCGGATTTAAAGGTTTGAGAAGAGTAAGGGTGGATGGAAGTGATTTTACCGAATGCTGGAACTGTGTAAAAGAAGCTATAGGTTATGTTCGGGTGAACAGAAAACCTATTTTGATTCATGCCAAAGTTCCTTTACTCGGGCATCATACGAGTGGAGTGAGGATGGAAATGTATCGTTCGGAAGAAGACCTGAACGAGCATCAAAGCCGGGATCCATTGCCAAAATTGAGAAATTTACTCCAGGCAGCGGGTTTTAGCAGTAACGAATTGCTCCAATTAGAATCCACGGTCGACAAGATGACCAGAGATGCCTTTGCGGCAGTAGTTGCCTCCCCCGACCCCGATCCCTCCACCGTGGAGCTTTTTGAGTTTGCAGAGTCAACCATCCAGGAAGAACAAGGAACCCGCGAACCCGTTGGTGCTGAGCAAGTTATAATGGTGGATGCTGCCTTGTTTGCCATGGATGAAATTTTGACCAAACACCCGGAAGCATTGTTATATGGGCAGGATGTTGGAAAGAGATTGGGCGGAGTTTTCAGGGAAGCTGCCACTTTAGCTGTTAAACATGGAGATCACAGAGTTTTTAATACTGCAATTCAGGAAGCATATTTAGTGGGTTCTACATTAGGTATGAGCGCCGCCGGAGCAAAACCGGTGGTGGAAATTCAGTTTGCCGATTATATATGGACAGGCGTAAATCAATTGGTGTCCGAATTATCAAAATCATTTTATCTCACCAATGGAAAATGGAATGTGCAAACAGTTATTCGCATTCCAATTGGTGCATATGGATCGGGAGGACCTTATCATTCCGGTTCCATCGAATCTTCCATTACTGCTATAAAAGGAATAAAAGTTGTTTACCCCAGCAATGCCGCCGACATGAAAGGATTATTAAAGGGTGCTTTTTATGATCCGAATCCTGTTGTGATGTTTGAACATAAAGGTTTGTATTGGAGCAAGGTTCCCGGAACGGCTGCTGCAAAATCAATTCAACCTTCCGATGATTATATTATTCCTTTAGGAAAGGCACGCATATTTCAACATGCCTCAGAAGAAAAAATAAATAACGGAGAAAGTATTGTTGTTGTCACCTATGGAATGGGTGTTCATTGGGCATTAAATGCGAGTAAAAAATATCCTGGTCAGGTGGAAATTTTAGATCTTAGAACATTATCACCATACGATTGGGAAGCAATTGAAACTTCCGTAAAACGACACAATAAATGTTTTGTTCTTACGGAAGAACCTATCATGAATTCTTTTGCACAGGCAATTGCGGGAAGAATTTCTTCCGAATTATTTAAATATCTCGATGCTCCAGTAAAAATGTTAGGAGCAAAAAATCTCCCCGCAGTCCCACTAAACTCCGGCTTAGAAAAAGCCATGCTTCCGAGTGCGGAAAAAGTTGGAGTGGTGATGGAGGAGCTTCTTAGTTGGTGA
- a CDS encoding fumarylacetoacetate hydrolase family protein, giving the protein MKIFCIGRNYSEHAKELNNEIPDAPVVFMKPPTALLKGKDFYIPDFSNDIHYECELVFRICKNGKHIAEDFASKYVDAVTVGIDFTARDVQSEQKKKGLPWEIAKGFDNSAVIGEFSLIQNLEHADDINFHMLKNEEIVQTGSSMQMINNIPNMISYISKYFTLQQGDLLFTGTPAGVGKVNAGDKLVGFLEKEKKFEINIK; this is encoded by the coding sequence ATGAAAATATTCTGCATAGGCCGTAATTATTCCGAACACGCAAAGGAATTAAACAATGAAATTCCTGATGCTCCCGTTGTATTTATGAAACCTCCCACAGCATTACTCAAAGGAAAAGATTTTTATATTCCTGATTTTTCCAATGATATACATTATGAATGTGAATTGGTATTTCGCATTTGTAAAAACGGAAAACATATTGCCGAAGATTTCGCATCAAAATATGTAGATGCAGTTACTGTTGGGATAGACTTCACCGCCCGCGATGTGCAGTCAGAACAAAAGAAAAAAGGTTTACCATGGGAAATTGCCAAGGGCTTTGATAACTCCGCTGTTATTGGAGAATTTTCGCTCATCCAAAATCTGGAACACGCTGATGATATCAATTTTCACATGTTGAAAAATGAAGAAATTGTGCAAACCGGTTCCTCAATGCAGATGATCAACAATATCCCCAACATGATCTCATATATTTCCAAATATTTTACCCTTCAACAGGGTGATCTTCTTTTTACAGGCACACCGGCCGGAGTTGGAAAGGTAAATGCAGGTGATAAACTCGTGGGATTTCTCGAAAAGGAGAAAAAATTTGAAATAAATATCAAATAA
- a CDS encoding ABC transporter substrate-binding protein — MQFSDQILNSIEIPFPPKKIISLVPSQTELLYDLGLENNIIGITKFCIHPKHLKKTKQIIGGTKNLNLEKIKQLKPDLIIANKEENEFAQIEELKKEFPVFVSDVNTLDSAFEMIRLIGLMTDTSNKAENLIHTINSSRAELSFTPLRSCIYLIWKDPYLTIGGDTFINAMLKEAGFENCYSSDLRYPETDFDQILAKSPDFLFLSSEPYPFNENHEQEFQKILTKTRVYCVDGEMFSWYGSRMQQAFQYFKTLQTLISPQI, encoded by the coding sequence ATGCAATTCTCTGATCAAATTTTAAATTCTATCGAAATTCCATTTCCCCCAAAAAAAATAATTTCTTTGGTCCCATCACAAACGGAATTATTATATGATCTGGGACTTGAAAATAATATAATCGGAATTACCAAATTTTGTATACATCCCAAACATCTCAAAAAAACAAAACAAATTATTGGCGGAACAAAAAATCTTAATCTGGAAAAGATAAAACAATTAAAACCAGATCTCATCATCGCTAATAAAGAAGAAAACGAATTTGCCCAGATAGAAGAATTAAAAAAAGAATTTCCGGTTTTTGTGAGTGATGTAAATACATTGGATTCTGCGTTCGAAATGATACGACTAATTGGTTTGATGACTGACACAAGTAATAAGGCGGAAAATTTGATCCATACCATTAATTCAAGCCGAGCAGAATTGTCTTTCACTCCCCTTCGTTCCTGCATTTATCTGATCTGGAAAGATCCGTATTTAACCATTGGAGGAGATACTTTTATCAATGCCATGTTAAAGGAAGCCGGATTCGAAAATTGTTATTCCTCCGATTTACGTTACCCTGAAACCGATTTTGATCAAATTTTGGCAAAATCGCCCGATTTCCTGTTTTTATCCTCAGAACCTTATCCCTTTAACGAAAATCATGAGCAGGAGTTTCAAAAGATATTAACAAAAACGAGGGTTTACTGCGTGGATGGGGAAATGTTCAGTTGGTATGGAAGTCGTATGCAGCAAGCATTTCAATACTTTAAAACCCTCCAGACATTGATTTCTCCACAGATTTGA
- a CDS encoding aminoacyl-tRNA hydrolase has product MKYLIAGLGNFGIDYQNTRHNIGFDVLEYLAEEKKVVFTSKRYADAAEFKFKGKTFLLIKPTTYMNLSGKAVKYWMEKENIPLENLLIVTDDINLPLGKLRIRKNGNDGGHNGLKNINELLQTNQYTRLRFGVGNDFGKGKQVDFVLGKWSAEEKQLVSETTKKCAEAVLSIVMEGVDRAMNKFN; this is encoded by the coding sequence ATGAAATATTTAATTGCAGGTTTAGGCAATTTCGGTATTGATTATCAAAATACAAGACATAACATTGGTTTTGATGTATTGGAATATCTCGCAGAAGAAAAAAAAGTTGTATTCACTTCTAAAAGATATGCTGACGCTGCAGAATTTAAATTTAAAGGAAAAACCTTCCTCCTTATAAAACCCACCACCTATATGAATTTAAGTGGCAAGGCTGTAAAATACTGGATGGAAAAAGAAAATATCCCACTCGAAAATCTGCTCATTGTTACAGATGATATTAATCTTCCACTTGGCAAATTACGCATTCGTAAAAATGGTAACGATGGTGGACATAACGGATTAAAAAATATCAACGAATTATTGCAAACAAATCAATATACGCGTTTGCGTTTTGGCGTGGGGAATGATTTCGGAAAAGGCAAACAAGTGGATTTTGTTTTAGGAAAATGGAGTGCTGAAGAAAAACAATTAGTATCAGAAACTACAAAAAAATGTGCCGAAGCAGTTTTATCCATAGTTATGGAAGGTGTGGACAGGGCAATGAATAAATTCAACTGA
- a CDS encoding 50S ribosomal protein L25, with product MQTFELKGKLRDHVGRRASKDARTGEMVPCILYGDGENINFEVAKTALKTLVYTPNVYKVILNIDGTTYETLMREIQFHKVTDEILHIDFLKLNAKKKITSVVPVKLSGQSVGVKSGGKLIQRIRKVTIKGFPKDLVDSVSIDVTDLDVSNTIRMGDIKIKNIEVLGAKSIPIVTVISPRALKAIADAAAAADAAAKTAAPVAAVAAAPEAAKEEKKD from the coding sequence ATGCAAACATTTGAATTAAAAGGGAAACTGAGAGATCACGTAGGCCGCAGAGCATCAAAAGATGCACGCACGGGCGAAATGGTTCCATGTATTCTCTATGGTGATGGCGAAAATATAAATTTCGAAGTAGCCAAAACAGCACTTAAAACTTTGGTATATACTCCAAATGTTTATAAAGTGATTCTTAACATCGATGGAACAACGTACGAAACTTTAATGCGTGAAATTCAATTTCACAAAGTGACGGATGAAATTCTCCATATCGATTTTTTGAAATTAAATGCAAAGAAAAAGATCACATCTGTTGTACCTGTTAAATTATCAGGTCAGTCGGTAGGTGTAAAAAGTGGTGGTAAACTTATTCAACGAATTAGAAAAGTTACCATCAAAGGTTTTCCTAAAGATCTTGTTGACAGTGTATCTATTGATGTTACCGATCTTGATGTTAGTAATACCATCAGAATGGGCGATATCAAAATAAAAAATATTGAGGTACTCGGTGCAAAAAGCATTCCGATTGTAACTGTGATCTCTCCTCGCGCACTTAAAGCAATTGCAGATGCTGCAGCTGCTGCTGATGCTGCCGCTAAAACTGCTGCACCTGTTGCTGCCGTTGCTGCTGCACCTGAGGCTGCAAAAGAAGAGAAGAAAGATTAA
- a CDS encoding PAS domain S-box protein, translating to MLSIFELLMADHLNTRKIPVKYQALEYLQMPVALTDKAFNLLHFNAAFATLIQTKTSVFPSRDLFEIFSGLDIRTNTQQLLENNNISFIIHGVKHIESAVSYDLHLSLIDPKLDHLEGYTVTFIVSHSSDKNQQKINELGLQHLQLMEFTNNGILIHRNGIIVFANKRANTIAAFPDGETFVGKNIWNYISDEFKKLVGDRIQEIIQNKNAVKPIELKMIREDGVILDAEVISFPLLYEGEFAIKTIITDISHRKKAEQLLVDTRQQYFTLVENLSDVVFQTDTDAQLIYLNASWEKLTGFTIEETKGRSCFEYLHHPQNTEIFYSKVRRLLIHGIKDFQYDLLLNTKNGSAKFVEVSLRPIYDENNQISGINGIIRDIHSKKIAEIELKKIQKTLKLHQSVLVGLTKEESIIKGDLDIALKHIAKITAETLNVSKIQIKEFINEQQELKSCIDYEAVSGEYSNGANLSFSQFPSYFNTLLKEHVIISDEVLYDPRLEELKDVYLIPEKVISKMCITFGSREKIWGLVCVESRNAFHKWTLEDQSFARSIADFITLAFESNLLKKTQLELIESDNLYRSLVEQATDAIIMIDKNNKFIDVNSKMCELTGFTKEELLEMTFEQLISGKFFDKSLDYYLKPGRINRFFGERNYLTKSGELRIAEISANVFPDGRIHGIARDITERKVQEQALIDSEARLELALKGADLGTWDFYIAENKMVHNKRWAEMLGYYFENTVVTQQFWEKFLHPDDSNSAYAAFQDHLNGKTPFYEATIRMLASNGEWKWILDKGKVVEWDKEGKPIRASGIHQDITALRVYQQQLFNQKKFLQEIINAIPNLVYVKNNNEEFVTVNNALAEFLGTSPEELLSYKRNKDQGYSEVLQKLFERDFDVFITKKQVITDEQKITNVATGKTYWLQSIKLPLMDDDGNFSEILSVSMNVTEIKNKEFELGILNDKLEQKVMERTSMLESANKELETFNYSVSHDLRTPLRSIDIFAYFLEKNHKQILDRDGLENIRQIRSSIIKMSALIDNLLIFSKIGRWDKKSDIINTKELVDDVLKDIEEREDISAYRIIVGELPELSGDYKMFRQAFMNLLSNAIKFSKVRKKPQIEFFGSEDERSVTIAIKDNGVGFSMEFKDKLFKALKRLHSDEQFEGSGIGLAIVERIIKRHNGSIWAESNEQKGTTFYFSIPK from the coding sequence TTGTTAAGCATATTTGAATTGTTAATGGCTGATCATTTGAATACCCGCAAGATTCCTGTAAAGTATCAGGCTCTGGAATATCTCCAAATGCCCGTAGCATTAACCGACAAGGCCTTTAACCTGCTGCATTTCAACGCTGCGTTTGCTACGCTAATTCAAACAAAAACTTCTGTTTTTCCATCGCGTGATCTGTTCGAAATTTTCTCCGGACTCGATATCAGAACAAATACACAACAGCTTCTTGAAAACAACAACATTTCCTTCATAATACATGGGGTGAAACACATAGAAAGTGCTGTATCATATGATTTACATTTGTCACTAATTGACCCAAAATTGGATCATTTGGAAGGTTACACAGTCACCTTTATAGTTTCACATTCTTCTGACAAAAACCAACAAAAGATCAATGAATTGGGATTGCAGCATTTGCAATTGATGGAATTTACCAATAATGGTATTCTGATACATCGAAACGGAATTATTGTTTTTGCAAACAAAAGAGCTAACACGATAGCTGCATTTCCCGATGGGGAGACCTTTGTGGGTAAAAACATATGGAATTATATTTCAGATGAATTTAAAAAATTGGTAGGTGACCGCATTCAGGAAATTATTCAAAATAAAAACGCGGTAAAACCCATAGAATTAAAAATGATAAGAGAGGATGGGGTGATACTCGATGCTGAAGTAATTTCATTTCCACTTTTGTATGAGGGTGAATTTGCAATTAAAACAATTATAACTGACATCTCTCACAGGAAGAAGGCAGAACAATTATTGGTGGATACCCGACAACAATATTTTACACTTGTTGAAAATTTATCGGATGTTGTTTTTCAGACAGATACTGACGCACAATTAATTTATCTGAATGCTTCCTGGGAAAAATTAACAGGATTTACCATTGAAGAAACTAAAGGAAGGTCATGTTTTGAATATTTACATCACCCTCAAAATACAGAGATCTTTTATTCTAAAGTGCGCAGACTTCTAATACATGGAATTAAGGATTTCCAATATGATCTTTTACTGAATACAAAAAATGGTAGTGCAAAATTTGTAGAAGTCAGTTTGCGACCGATTTATGATGAAAATAATCAGATTTCCGGAATCAATGGAATAATAAGGGATATACATTCGAAAAAAATTGCAGAAATAGAGTTAAAAAAGATCCAAAAGACCTTAAAGCTCCATCAAAGTGTTTTAGTAGGTCTCACCAAAGAAGAATCAATAATAAAAGGTGATTTAGATATTGCATTAAAGCACATTGCAAAAATTACTGCGGAAACACTAAATGTATCCAAAATTCAAATTAAAGAATTTATTAACGAACAGCAGGAGTTAAAGAGCTGTATCGATTATGAAGCCGTTTCTGGTGAATATTCGAATGGAGCAAATTTAAGTTTTAGTCAATTTCCTTCTTACTTCAATACTTTGCTAAAGGAGCATGTAATTATTTCGGATGAGGTTTTATATGATCCGAGATTAGAGGAATTAAAGGATGTTTACCTGATACCGGAAAAGGTAATCTCTAAAATGTGTATCACATTTGGAAGCAGAGAAAAGATATGGGGATTAGTTTGTGTGGAAAGCAGAAATGCATTTCACAAGTGGACTTTGGAAGATCAATCTTTTGCACGTTCAATAGCAGACTTTATAACACTTGCATTTGAAAGTAATTTGCTTAAAAAAACACAATTGGAACTTATCGAAAGTGATAATTTATATCGCAGTTTGGTTGAACAGGCAACGGATGCGATAATTATGATAGATAAAAATAACAAGTTTATTGATGTAAATTCTAAAATGTGCGAATTGACAGGTTTTACCAAAGAAGAATTATTGGAAATGACCTTTGAACAATTAATATCCGGTAAATTTTTTGATAAAAGTTTAGATTACTACTTAAAACCGGGAAGAATAAACAGATTTTTTGGTGAACGAAATTATCTTACTAAAAGTGGAGAATTACGTATTGCGGAGATCAGCGCAAATGTATTTCCCGATGGTAGAATTCACGGTATAGCACGTGATATTACGGAAAGAAAAGTTCAGGAACAGGCTTTAATTGACAGTGAAGCGAGATTGGAACTTGCATTAAAAGGAGCTGATCTTGGAACCTGGGATTTTTATATTGCAGAAAATAAAATGGTGCATAATAAGCGATGGGCAGAAATGCTTGGATATTATTTTGAAAACACTGTGGTGACGCAACAATTCTGGGAGAAATTTTTGCATCCTGATGACAGCAATAGTGCCTATGCAGCTTTTCAGGATCATCTGAACGGTAAAACACCATTTTATGAAGCAACAATTCGTATGTTGGCGAGTAATGGTGAATGGAAGTGGATCCTGGATAAGGGAAAAGTTGTAGAATGGGATAAAGAGGGGAAACCAATTCGTGCTTCCGGAATTCATCAGGATATTACTGCATTAAGGGTTTATCAGCAACAATTATTTAACCAGAAAAAGTTTTTGCAGGAAATTATAAATGCAATACCTAATTTGGTTTATGTAAAAAATAACAATGAAGAATTTGTAACAGTTAACAATGCTTTGGCCGAATTTTTAGGGACTTCACCGGAAGAACTTTTGAGTTATAAACGTAATAAGGATCAGGGATATTCGGAAGTATTGCAAAAATTATTTGAAAGGGATTTTGATGTGTTCATCACTAAAAAACAAGTTATTACGGATGAACAAAAAATTACAAATGTAGCTACAGGAAAAACATATTGGTTACAGTCAATTAAATTGCCATTGATGGATGATGATGGTAATTTTTCTGAAATATTATCCGTTTCGATGAATGTTACCGAAATTAAAAATAAGGAATTTGAACTGGGTATTTTAAATGATAAGTTGGAACAAAAAGTAATGGAACGAACCTCCATGCTTGAATCGGCAAACAAGGAACTGGAAACGTTTAATTATTCTGTTTCGCACGATTTGAGAACACCATTGCGGTCCATCGATATTTTTGCCTATTTTCTCGAAAAAAATCACAAACAAATACTGGATAGAGATGGTTTGGAAAATATTCGGCAAATACGCAGCAGCATCATTAAAATGAGTGCACTGATTGATAATTTACTCATTTTTTCAAAAATTGGTCGATGGGATAAAAAATCTGATATAATTAATACAAAAGAGTTAGTTGATGATGTATTAAAAGATATTGAAGAACGTGAAGATATCAGTGCTTATAGAATTATTGTCGGAGAGTTGCCAGAACTTTCCGGAGATTATAAAATGTTTCGCCAGGCATTTATGAATCTACTTTCCAATGCAATTAAATTCAGTAAGGTGCGTAAAAAACCACAAATAGAATTTTTCGGCTCAGAAGATGAACGATCTGTTACCATTGCAATTAAAGATAATGGTGTTGGATTTAGCATGGAATTTAAAGATAAGTTATTCAAGGCTTTAAAACGTTTGCACAGCGACGAACAATTTGAAGGAAGTGGAATAGGATTAGCAATTGTAGAACGCATTATTAAACGACATAATGGATCTATTTGGGCCGAGAGCAATGAACAAAAGGGGACGACGTTTTATTTTAGTATTCCTAAATAA